The following are encoded together in the Novipirellula artificiosorum genome:
- a CDS encoding sulfatase-like hydrolase/transferase — translation MKNATLAIFVALSAGAVYATDAERPNILWLTSEDNSAEWLGCYGNVLAKTPHINQLAREGFRYTNVFANIPVCSPTRGSWITGVHALSLGIQPMRSSNEIPHDRIPYYPDLLAARGYFTGNSTKTDFNIGGRSDGDCWDHQGKVAWEKLPERQPFFQVVNSTTSHESRAHGQVEKTRCNPDDVVVAKYHPDIPQIRKNYAKYYDAVENMDKEIGASLAKLEELGLADNTIVIHNSDHGGVMPRSKRFLFNNSIHCPLIVRIPERYKHLWPAEKPGMTVDRLVAFIDMPKTWMSLTGAEIPSHMQGTIFLGPGTEPEDEFSFGYSERQGDVLDDSRSVRGKRYYYIKRYMPFVPWGQFASYTWKMEATRAWEAHHKAGLTDEITGRFFLPKPHSEELYDTQTDPDCIHNLIDDPRHAERITRMRGALRSWQEEVHDSGLLPEEERAKRAADNGVTIYDMVRDPKLYDLPAYLDAADLAIAGEAQNLPRLAELLKHEDAGVRYWAVTGCLILQDEAKPIREEILALADDQSHEVRAVAAYHLFQIGEKELALLWLGRLLESQTYASMKTLSVIYWIGEEARPLLPAIEKLKPEGKYTVQRQAVVLDRFAGKR, via the coding sequence GTGAAGAACGCAACTCTGGCCATATTCGTTGCCCTGTCCGCTGGTGCCGTGTATGCCACGGATGCGGAGCGGCCGAATATTCTCTGGCTTACCAGTGAAGACAACAGTGCCGAGTGGCTCGGGTGCTACGGCAATGTTCTGGCCAAGACGCCCCATATCAACCAGCTCGCGCGCGAGGGGTTTCGTTACACCAACGTCTTTGCGAACATCCCCGTCTGCTCACCCACGCGTGGCTCCTGGATCACGGGCGTTCACGCATTGTCGCTAGGCATCCAGCCCATGCGTAGCAGCAACGAGATCCCACACGACCGGATCCCCTACTATCCCGACCTGCTCGCGGCACGCGGTTATTTTACCGGCAACTCGACGAAGACCGACTTCAACATCGGTGGGCGATCGGACGGCGATTGCTGGGATCACCAAGGCAAGGTTGCGTGGGAGAAGCTGCCGGAGCGCCAGCCGTTCTTCCAGGTCGTCAACTCCACAACCTCGCACGAGAGCCGCGCGCATGGGCAAGTCGAGAAGACTCGCTGCAATCCCGACGACGTCGTGGTGGCCAAATACCATCCCGACATCCCCCAAATCCGCAAGAACTACGCCAAGTACTACGACGCCGTCGAGAACATGGACAAGGAGATCGGGGCCTCGTTGGCGAAGCTCGAGGAACTGGGCCTTGCCGACAACACGATCGTGATCCACAACTCCGATCACGGCGGCGTCATGCCACGTAGCAAGCGGTTTCTGTTTAACAACAGCATTCATTGCCCCCTGATTGTTCGGATTCCCGAACGGTACAAACACCTCTGGCCAGCCGAGAAGCCCGGCATGACGGTCGACCGACTGGTTGCCTTCATCGACATGCCCAAGACCTGGATGAGCCTGACCGGCGCGGAGATTCCCAGCCACATGCAAGGCACCATCTTCCTCGGCCCCGGCACGGAGCCTGAGGACGAGTTCAGCTTCGGGTACAGCGAACGGCAGGGCGATGTTCTGGATGACAGCCGGTCAGTTCGCGGCAAACGCTACTACTACATCAAGCGATACATGCCGTTCGTCCCCTGGGGGCAATTTGCCAGCTACACCTGGAAGATGGAAGCAACCCGAGCTTGGGAAGCACATCACAAGGCGGGACTGACCGACGAAATCACCGGCCGCTTCTTCCTCCCCAAACCGCATTCCGAAGAACTGTACGACACGCAAACCGACCCCGACTGCATCCACAATCTGATCGACGATCCTCGGCATGCGGAGAGAATCACGCGAATGCGCGGCGCGCTGCGCTCGTGGCAGGAAGAGGTCCATGACTCGGGACTCTTGCCCGAGGAGGAGCGTGCCAAACGGGCGGCCGACAATGGGGTGACGATCTACGACATGGTCCGAGACCCAAAGCTGTACGATCTTCCGGCCTATCTCGACGCCGCGGACCTGGCGATCGCCGGCGAAGCGCAGAACCTACCTCGTCTGGCCGAATTGCTGAAGCACGAGGATGCCGGTGTCCGTTACTGGGCCGTGACGGGCTGCCTGATCCTGCAAGACGAGGCCAAACCGATAAGGGAGGAGATACTCGCGCTCGCCGATGACCAGTCGCACGAAGTCCGCGCCGTGGCAGCCTATCACCTGTTCCAAATCGGCGAGAAGGAACTCGCCCTCCTGTGGCTCGGGCGTCTCCTGGAGAGCCAGACCTATGCGTCGATGAAGACGCTCAGCGTGATCTACTGGATCGGCGAGGAGGCCCGGCCGCTGCTTCCGGCGATTGAGAAACTCAAGCCGGAAGGTAAGTACACGGTGCAGCGCCAAGCCGTCGTCCTGGATCGGTTCGCGGGCAAGAGGTAG